A single window of Gossypium arboreum isolate Shixiya-1 chromosome 13, ASM2569848v2, whole genome shotgun sequence DNA harbors:
- the LOC108462785 gene encoding secreted RxLR effector protein 161-like, whose translation MENCKPVATSLVLNEKLSKSNNSKKVDASDYRSLIGNLLYLSTTRPYIMYVASLLSRFMQALSQTHYGAAKRVMRYIKVTFNYGIWYSKNDSCKLEGYSDSGCARSMDGCKNTSGYIFSFGSGAFAWNSKKQDVVAQSSAEVEYVSAAAAINQAIWLRKILADLEQNTNEAIAIWVDNKSTIAITKIQSSMEKLSILIRNFMQSKKLKDLVKLV comes from the coding sequence ATGGAAAATTGCAAACCAGTAGCTACTTCACTGGTTTTGAATGAGAAGTTGTCTAAATCAAATAATTCCAAAAAGGTTGATGCTTCCGATTACAGAAGTTTGATAGGCAATTTATTATATTTGTCTACTACTAGGCCATATATAATGTATGTTGCAAGCTTATTATCTAGATTCATGCAAGCCCTCAGTCAGACTCATTATGGTGCAGCTAAAAGGGTTATGAGATACATTAAAGTTACATTTAACTATGGCATATGGTATTCGAAGAATGATAGTTGCAAGCTTGAAGGTTATTCTGACAGTGGTTGTGCTAGAAGTATGGATGGTTGCAAAAACACTTCGGGTTATATTTTTTCTTTTGGAAGTGGTGCCTTTGCATGGAATTCAAAGAAGCAAGATGTGGTGGCTCAATCCTCAGCTGAAGTTGAGTATGTCTCTGCTGCAGCAGCAATTAATCAAGCTATTTGGCTTAGAAAGATCTTAGCTGACTTGGAACAAAATACTAATGAAGCTATTGCAATTTGGGTGGATAATAAATCTACTATAGCTATCACAAAAATCCAGTCCAGCATGGAAAAACTAAGCATATTAATAAGAAATTTCATGCAATCAAAGAAGCTGAAAGACTTGGTGAAATTAGTCTGA